The genomic region TTATATGCAGATGGTATGGTTGAGCATGATGGTCATGTAGGTCAACTACTTGATAAGATTGACGATTTGGGTATCACGGAAAATACGATCATTATGTATACGACAGATAATGGTGCGGAATTAGCCTTATGGCCAGATGGTGGTTATACAGCTTTTAGAGGCGAGAAAAACACCAATTGGGAAGGTGGTTATCGTATCCCTATGATGGTGAAATGGGCAGGTAAAATTAAGCCACGTCAAGTATCAAATGAAATCATTTCACTTCAAGATTGGTTGCCAACTATTTTGGCAGTAGCGGGAGATAGCAATATCAAAGCAAGTCTGAAAAAAGGTAAAAAAGTAGGTAGTACCGAGTTCAAAGTGCATCTTGATGGCTATAACTTTCTCCCGCATTTCTTAGATACTTCTAAAGCAGGACCACGTAAAGAATTTATTTATGCTTCTGATACTGGTGATATCGTTGGTATTCGTAACGGTGATTACAAAATGGTCTTTAAAGAGCAGCGTGCTCATGGTATTGAAGTGTGGCAAAATCCTTGGTCAACTTTACGTGCACCTAAGATATTTAATCTGAGAATGGATCCATTTGAACGTATGGACCATGATGGCGCAGGCTATGCACAATGGTGGGCTGAACATATGTTTTTAATGGCGCCTGCTATGACTCGAGTCGCTCAGTTTAAAGCGACATTCAAAGAATTTCCACAGCGTATGAAACCAGGTAGTTTTGTACCATAAGTATCAATAAACTAAGAAGAAATAAACTTTTAGTATAGTTTACAATCCTTAATGGCCATCAATTTGTTGATGGCCATTTTTTCAAGAAATTCCAGAATCAATAGAGCCAAAAATTAATTCCATGATCAAAAAAACAAGTTCTAGCAAGCTCCATTTCGTATATATATCTTTCATCTTTTTATCAGTTCATTTACCTTTATTTTCGCAAGAATCTTTTGAAGGAAAAGAAAATAAACTCACAGGGAAACAACAAGAAGAATTAAAAAAGATCAATAGTTTAATGACTGAAGTTTTTCCTGAAGGCACATCCTCCAAAGAGGGAAAAGAAATTATCCACGCTTCAGAAAAAATAGATGAAAATAAAGCTCTTCCAGAGAATAAAAAATATTCATTATCAGCAGAGATGCAATCTCTTTTGTTAAAGGATATGATTTGGGTAGAAGGAGGAGAGTTCCAAATGGGATCCGATGATCCCGATGCTTTGCCTAGAGAAGGACCTGTTCATACAGTGAGCTTAGATGGTTTTTATATAGGTAAAACAGAAGTCACACAAGCTGTTTTTGAAGAATTAATGGGCTGGAATTATAGTTATAATCCCGGTCCAGAAAATGCAGTGAATCATATTAGTTGGTTCAATATGCAATTATTTATAAAAAGATTGAATCACACTACAGGCAAAAAATTTCGTTTACCCACTGAAGCAGAATGGGAGTATGCGGCGAAAGGGGGCCAAAAATCCAAAAATTACACTTATAGCGGCTCCAATAATATTGATGATGTTGCGTGGTATGCGGGCAATGCCAAGAACAAAAGCCACCCCGTGGCCAAAAAGAAACCCAATGAATTGGGGCTCTATGACATGACCGGTAATTTATGGGAGTTTTGCTTAGATGATATGAGCCGTAAAGCTTATACTAAAGAAGCCAGAAACAATCCTATAATGGGGGATATAACAAAAATGGACCGCCCTGCAATGAAAGTCCTTCGCGGTGGAGGCTATGAGTTTTTGGCGGATGAATCCGAAGTCTATCGCCGTGATGGAGCTACGAATAATGTCCGTCTACCCGATGTCGGTTTTCGCTTAGCCATGAGTAAAGAATAGTCGAAATTCTATAGGGCCAAGTCAAATACTTAGAACTCGAGAGGACTTAATGTGCCTCTCGAGTTCATCTATAAAAATATTAGTTCACTTGAATACTTCGGTTAATAGATTGAAATAAAAGCTTTACTGCCATTGCTTCATGTATTCAACGATGTCGGCCACGTCTTGTTCCTGAAGACCCAGTTGTTCAGCCGAGAGCATGAGTGAAGTTTTCATGGAAGTCATTTTTTTGATTTTTGACTTAGGAATAATTTGACGTAAGCCACCAGTAGAAACGACAATGACGGGATCGCCTTTACTTTCGAGCATGCCTTCTACGAGAGTGCCGTCCTTAAGGGCGATTTCATGACCTTTAAAGCCGTGAGCTAATCCTTTAGAAGGATAAATGATGGCGTGGATAACAGCATCTTTAGTTTGTTTTTGAGC from Lentisphaera profundi harbors:
- a CDS encoding formylglycine-generating enzyme family protein — translated: MIKKTSSSKLHFVYISFIFLSVHLPLFSQESFEGKENKLTGKQQEELKKINSLMTEVFPEGTSSKEGKEIIHASEKIDENKALPENKKYSLSAEMQSLLLKDMIWVEGGEFQMGSDDPDALPREGPVHTVSLDGFYIGKTEVTQAVFEELMGWNYSYNPGPENAVNHISWFNMQLFIKRLNHTTGKKFRLPTEAEWEYAAKGGQKSKNYTYSGSNNIDDVAWYAGNAKNKSHPVAKKKPNELGLYDMTGNLWEFCLDDMSRKAYTKEARNNPIMGDITKMDRPAMKVLRGGGYEFLADESEVYRRDGATNNVRLPDVGFRLAMSKE